The following proteins are co-located in the Trichormus variabilis 0441 genome:
- a CDS encoding ABC transporter ATP-binding protein, which produces MNMAQTVTQNPRGVKTLLPLDVELRNVFKFFNQEPAVHGVDLDVKQGEFFSILGPSGCGKTTTLRLIAGFEQVDAGKLLIQGQPMTNIPPYRRPVNTVFQSYALFNHLNVWDNVAFGLRLKKSRKSEVESRVKEALKLVKMESLRSRFPSQLSGGQQQRVALARALVNRPAVVLLDEPLGALDLKLRKEMQVELSNLHKNLGLTFIMVTHDQEEALSLSDRIAVMNQGKIEQIGTPQEIYERPKTSFVADFIGDTNLFSGEITVLEAEYIQIVTKTGLTIVVARNEDTPAELLKSVVVSVRPEKIQLSLYPPSSLNNCFEGRLINVMYLGTHVNYLVQLINGININVLQPNTFGNLPDRETPIYAWWAESDCLAINQMTND; this is translated from the coding sequence ATGAATATGGCTCAAACTGTCACGCAGAATCCCAGGGGCGTAAAAACACTTCTACCCCTCGATGTTGAACTACGTAACGTGTTCAAGTTTTTCAACCAAGAACCGGCGGTACATGGAGTGGACTTAGATGTAAAACAAGGGGAATTCTTTAGTATTCTCGGCCCTTCTGGTTGTGGTAAGACAACGACACTACGTTTAATAGCCGGATTTGAACAAGTTGATGCTGGTAAATTATTGATTCAGGGTCAGCCGATGACCAATATTCCCCCTTACCGCCGACCAGTTAATACAGTATTTCAAAGTTACGCTCTATTTAATCACCTTAACGTCTGGGATAATGTTGCTTTCGGGTTGCGGCTGAAGAAATCCCGGAAATCAGAAGTAGAAAGCAGAGTTAAAGAGGCTTTAAAACTGGTAAAAATGGAAAGTTTGCGATCGCGCTTTCCTAGTCAACTGTCCGGTGGTCAACAGCAGCGCGTTGCTTTGGCTAGGGCTTTGGTGAATCGTCCGGCTGTGGTGTTACTAGATGAACCTTTAGGGGCGTTGGATTTAAAGTTACGTAAGGAAATGCAGGTTGAGTTATCAAATTTACATAAAAACCTGGGTTTGACCTTTATTATGGTAACTCATGACCAAGAGGAGGCGTTATCTTTAAGCGATCGCATTGCGGTGATGAACCAGGGGAAAATTGAACAAATTGGTACTCCCCAAGAGATTTACGAACGTCCTAAAACTTCCTTTGTCGCCGATTTTATCGGTGATACTAATTTGTTTAGTGGTGAAATCACCGTATTAGAAGCTGAATATATTCAAATTGTTACCAAAACTGGACTCACGATTGTAGTTGCCCGGAATGAAGATACACCCGCAGAATTATTAAAATCTGTAGTTGTAAGTGTACGACCAGAAAAAATTCAACTTTCCCTTTATCCGCCTAGTTCGCTCAATAACTGTTTTGAAGGAAGGCTGATAAATGTCATGTATTTAGGAACTCACGTTAATTATCTTGTCCAATTAATTAACGGCATTAATATTAATGTTTTACAACCTAATACATTTGGTAATTTACCAGACCGTGAAACACCTATTTATGCTTGGTGGGCGGAAAGTGATTGTTTGGCTATTAATCAAATGACTAATGACTAA
- a CDS encoding polyamine ABC transporter substrate-binding protein, with protein MTNRRKFLQGITALSSLSLASCGWRLADVKASNPSARSDQLYLYTWTQYSDQKLLQTFSAQTGMKALVDVYDSNEVMLAKLLAGGGGTYSLIYPSDYMVQKMVERGLLSELKHDRLVGLDNLFPQFQNPSYDPKNRYSIPFNWGTTGLIYNSEILKEAPEDWEYLWKNQKLLSKRITLLNDVREVIGAVLRMLGYSYNSQNEAQIKQAYEKLSTLKPAIAAFDTDAWRNQILAGDLALAMCYSADATKVIKENPKLKYVIPRSGSSLWTDTIVIPKSAPNLDGAYAWINFILQPEVAATTSERLKISTPNNAAFEQLPKQIKTNENLYPPSSILDKCERISPVGPFEEVYERYWTELTSS; from the coding sequence ATGACTAATAGAAGAAAATTTCTACAAGGAATCACAGCACTTTCCAGTTTATCTTTAGCAAGTTGTGGCTGGAGGTTAGCTGATGTCAAAGCTTCTAATCCTTCTGCTCGCAGTGACCAATTATATCTTTATACTTGGACACAGTATTCCGATCAGAAACTATTACAAACTTTTAGCGCCCAAACTGGTATGAAGGCGCTTGTTGATGTCTATGATTCTAATGAAGTAATGCTAGCTAAACTCTTAGCTGGAGGTGGCGGTACTTATAGCCTAATTTACCCATCTGATTATATGGTACAGAAGATGGTAGAAAGGGGTTTGTTAAGTGAATTAAAACACGATCGCCTAGTTGGATTAGATAATTTATTCCCACAATTTCAAAATCCTAGTTATGACCCTAAAAACCGCTATAGTATTCCTTTCAATTGGGGCACAACGGGTTTAATCTATAATTCGGAAATTCTCAAAGAAGCACCAGAAGACTGGGAATATCTATGGAAAAATCAAAAGCTCCTCAGTAAGCGTATAACTTTACTCAATGATGTCCGTGAGGTTATAGGTGCGGTGTTGCGGATGTTAGGTTATTCCTATAACTCGCAAAATGAAGCCCAAATTAAACAAGCTTATGAAAAGTTAAGTACACTCAAACCAGCGATCGCTGCTTTTGACACTGATGCTTGGCGCAATCAAATCTTAGCAGGTGATTTGGCATTAGCAATGTGTTACTCAGCTGATGCTACCAAAGTCATTAAGGAAAATCCTAAACTGAAGTATGTTATTCCCCGTAGTGGTTCTTCACTATGGACTGATACAATTGTTATTCCCAAATCAGCGCCCAATTTAGATGGAGCTTATGCCTGGATTAATTTTATTTTACAACCAGAAGTAGCAGCTACCACAAGCGAACGGCTGAAGATTTCTACTCCTAATAATGCTGCATTTGAACAATTACCAAAACAAATAAAAACTAATGAAAATCTATATCCTCCATCTTCAATTTTAGATAAATGTGAACGCATTAGCCCAGTGGGGCCATTTGAGGAAGTTTATGAGCGTTACTGGACGGAATTAACTAGTAGTTAA
- a CDS encoding ABC transporter permease produces MNTEIRDTPDDLANIQKLNRRKLNLIQPLALLAPSGIWLLLLLVLPTLIIFQLSLVPNIRPGDIVNPSGLDNYVRILDPLYLQVILRSLWLALGTMAICLILGFPVAYWIAQIAPQRWRNLLVIGFVLPLWTSSLLRSYAWITILRPTGLLNSLLNSIGLPTLELLNRTPAVLIGMSYSLLPYMVLILYASLEKLDKRLLEAAADLGASPVKAFWKVTVPQISPGITAGSLLVLITALGDFIDPELLGGASSMTAARLVYNQFLGVTQNWGFGSALSMTLILAVSIAIALLIKFGDR; encoded by the coding sequence GTGAATACAGAAATTCGTGATACTCCAGATGATCTTGCCAACATTCAAAAGTTAAACCGCCGAAAGTTAAATCTTATCCAACCTTTGGCATTGCTAGCGCCGTCTGGTATTTGGTTATTACTATTATTAGTACTACCAACATTGATAATTTTTCAGTTGAGTCTAGTTCCCAATATTAGACCAGGAGATATAGTCAACCCCAGTGGATTGGATAACTATGTCCGCATACTTGACCCCTTATACTTGCAAGTAATCCTGCGATCGCTCTGGTTGGCATTAGGTACAATGGCGATCTGTCTAATTTTGGGTTTTCCGGTGGCGTATTGGATTGCCCAAATTGCACCGCAACGCTGGCGCAATCTCCTGGTAATAGGCTTTGTCTTACCTTTGTGGACTTCTTCTCTACTCCGTTCCTATGCTTGGATAACCATTCTCCGCCCGACTGGTCTTTTGAACAGTCTATTGAACAGCATCGGTTTACCTACTTTAGAACTACTTAACCGTACACCAGCTGTTTTAATTGGCATGAGTTACAGCCTACTCCCTTACATGGTGTTGATTTTATACGCTTCATTAGAGAAGTTAGATAAACGCTTACTAGAAGCAGCAGCAGATTTAGGCGCAAGTCCCGTCAAGGCTTTTTGGAAAGTCACAGTTCCGCAAATTTCCCCAGGAATCACGGCTGGTTCTCTCCTTGTCTTAATTACAGCCTTAGGGGACTTTATTGACCCAGAATTACTCGGTGGTGCTTCTAGTATGACGGCAGCCAGGCTAGTTTATAACCAATTTCTCGGAGTTACCCAAAACTGGGGCTTTGGTTCAGCGTTGAGTATGACCCTAATTTTGGCTGTGAGTATAGCGATCGCTCTACTGATTAAATTTGGCGATCGCTAG